One genomic region from Bradyrhizobium icense encodes:
- a CDS encoding RNA polymerase sigma factor: protein MTAADVHRTILAVWRIEQPRLITGLSRMLRDVPLAEDLTQEALVAALEHWPVSGVPDKPGAWLMALAKRRALDHLRRRSMLARKHEMLTRELEQEQLAMPNPDAALDDDIGDELLRLIFTACHPRLSREARAALALRMICGLTTEEIARAFLQPEATIAQRIVRAKRTLSESGLAYETPRGEQLSERIASVLEVVYLIFNEGYTAARGDEWLRPQLCNDALRMGRVLTLVAPQEAEAHGLLALMELNASRTAARTDAAGDPILLMDQNRALWDRLQIRRGLLALVRACELGGGRGFYTLQAAIVACHARAATPDETEWPRIAELYAKLGALVRSPIIELNRAVAIGMAEGPAAALAIVDGLAGEPALKNYHLLPSVRGDLLRRLGRVAEARAAFDLASTLATNRRERELLRRRAAETSSGAPEPS, encoded by the coding sequence ATGACGGCCGCCGACGTCCATCGCACCATCCTGGCGGTCTGGCGCATCGAACAGCCGCGCCTGATCACCGGGCTGTCGCGAATGCTGCGCGACGTTCCGTTGGCGGAGGATCTGACCCAGGAAGCGCTGGTCGCGGCGCTGGAGCATTGGCCCGTCAGCGGCGTCCCGGACAAGCCTGGGGCATGGCTGATGGCGCTGGCCAAACGCCGTGCGCTGGATCATCTGCGCCGCCGCAGCATGCTCGCGCGCAAGCATGAGATGCTGACGCGCGAGCTGGAGCAGGAGCAACTGGCGATGCCGAATCCGGACGCCGCACTCGATGACGATATCGGTGACGAGCTGCTGCGGTTGATCTTCACCGCCTGCCATCCGAGGTTGTCGCGCGAGGCCCGCGCGGCGCTGGCGCTCCGGATGATCTGCGGTCTGACCACGGAAGAGATCGCGCGCGCCTTCCTGCAGCCGGAGGCAACTATTGCCCAGCGCATCGTGCGCGCCAAGCGGACGCTGTCGGAATCCGGACTCGCCTACGAAACGCCACGCGGCGAGCAGCTTTCGGAACGGATCGCCTCGGTGCTGGAGGTCGTCTATCTCATCTTCAACGAAGGCTATACGGCCGCCCGCGGCGATGAATGGTTGCGGCCGCAGCTCTGCAACGACGCGCTGCGCATGGGCCGCGTGCTGACGCTGGTCGCGCCGCAGGAAGCCGAAGCCCACGGCCTGCTCGCACTGATGGAGCTGAATGCTTCGCGCACCGCGGCACGCACCGACGCGGCCGGCGATCCGATCCTCCTGATGGACCAGAACCGCGCGCTGTGGGACCGGCTTCAGATCCGCCGTGGGTTGCTGGCGCTGGTGCGGGCCTGCGAACTCGGCGGCGGGCGCGGCTTCTACACGCTGCAGGCCGCGATCGTTGCCTGTCACGCCAGAGCCGCCACGCCCGACGAAACGGAGTGGCCGCGTATCGCCGAACTCTACGCCAAATTGGGCGCGCTGGTGCGCTCGCCGATCATCGAACTCAACCGCGCCGTGGCGATCGGTATGGCCGAAGGGCCGGCGGCTGCGCTTGCGATCGTAGACGGATTGGCCGGCGAGCCCGCGCTGAAGAACTACCATCTCCTGCCAAGCGTCCGCGGCGACCTGCTCCGCAGGCTCGGCCGCGTTGCGGAAGCCCGCGCCGCGTTCGATCTCGCATCAACGCTTGCGACCAACAGGCGCGAACGCGAATTGTTGCGGCGGCGGGCCGCTGAGACGAGCAGTGGCGCGCCGGAGCCGTCCTGA
- a CDS encoding putative quinol monooxygenase has product MAATNNANQNLVVTAFWEVNSGEEGIVADLLKDFLPQAQREPGVREFQIHQNIAKPREFFFYEVFAGEAAFAEHQQTDHFKNIILGQAIPKLARRERSQFRFI; this is encoded by the coding sequence ATGGCTGCCACAAACAACGCAAACCAGAACCTGGTCGTCACTGCGTTCTGGGAAGTCAATTCGGGCGAAGAAGGTATCGTCGCGGACCTTCTGAAGGATTTTCTGCCGCAGGCGCAGCGCGAGCCCGGTGTCAGAGAGTTCCAGATTCACCAGAACATCGCAAAGCCGCGGGAGTTCTTCTTTTACGAGGTATTCGCGGGCGAGGCGGCCTTTGCCGAGCATCAGCAGACCGACCACTTCAAGAACATCATTCTCGGGCAAGCGATTCCGAAACTCGCCAGGCGCGAGCGGTCGCAGTTCCGGTTCATCTGA
- a CDS encoding TetR/AcrR family transcriptional regulator, protein MQEAGRERTRREEYTEATRHALLSAGRDIFASEGYQAAGIEAISRAARVTRGAFYHHFEDKKALFDAVVVALQIEAAAKIEARAKTQRKVWDRLTEGIEAYLDACLEPAYARIVIQEAPAVLGNARYREIEEAYPMALLTATLNALKRQGELDFEDIELLSRMIDAMICEVAMLLPAAENPKRLRARGQKIIGSLLGAFRTA, encoded by the coding sequence ATGCAGGAAGCTGGACGCGAACGAACCCGCCGCGAGGAATACACGGAGGCCACGAGGCACGCGCTGCTTTCGGCCGGCCGGGACATTTTCGCGAGCGAGGGCTATCAGGCGGCGGGGATCGAGGCGATCTCGCGCGCCGCGCGCGTGACCCGGGGCGCCTTCTATCACCACTTCGAGGACAAGAAGGCGCTGTTCGACGCTGTGGTGGTCGCCCTGCAGATCGAGGCCGCCGCGAAGATCGAGGCGCGGGCGAAGACGCAGCGCAAGGTCTGGGACCGCCTGACCGAGGGCATCGAGGCCTATCTCGACGCCTGCCTCGAACCGGCCTACGCGCGGATCGTCATCCAGGAAGCGCCCGCCGTGCTCGGCAATGCGCGCTACCGGGAGATCGAGGAAGCCTATCCGATGGCCCTGCTCACCGCGACGCTCAACGCGCTGAAGCGTCAGGGCGAGCTCGATTTCGAAGACATCGAGCTCCTGAGCCGGATGATCGATGCGATGATCTGCGAGGTGGCGATGTTGCTGCCGGCGGCAGAGAATCCGAAGAGGCTCCGCGCCCGCGGGCAAAAGATCATCGGCAGCCTGCTCGGCGCCTTCCGCACGGCTTGA
- a CDS encoding ester cyclase, whose translation MNSDRMFELAQALAVAKSRQDVPAALKVLHDDMVLETPAFGTSASGLAENEKVLTRFFASFPDYNVVLQGHAANDETLVCWGRVQMTMTGDRFGVVPNGRRADLPVFIQFAFKGDWIVHERFFFDLAELCAQSGVSTDAVRRKIFGDAGVRQLAAE comes from the coding sequence ATGAACAGCGATCGAATGTTCGAACTGGCGCAGGCACTGGCGGTCGCAAAGAGCCGCCAGGACGTGCCGGCAGCGTTGAAGGTCCTCCATGACGACATGGTGCTGGAAACTCCGGCTTTCGGCACCAGCGCCTCTGGCCTTGCCGAGAACGAGAAAGTGCTGACGCGGTTCTTCGCTTCGTTCCCGGATTACAATGTCGTCCTGCAGGGCCATGCCGCCAACGACGAGACGCTCGTCTGCTGGGGCCGCGTGCAGATGACCATGACCGGCGACCGTTTCGGCGTGGTGCCGAACGGCAGGCGCGCTGATCTTCCCGTGTTCATCCAGTTTGCGTTCAAGGGCGACTGGATCGTCCACGAGCGATTCTTCTTCGACCTCGCCGAACTCTGCGCCCAGTCGGGCGTCTCGACCGACGCGGTACGCCGCAAGATCTTTGGCGATGCCGGTGTCCGGCAGCTCGCCGCCGAATGA
- a CDS encoding DUF3237 domain-containing protein: MTVDPRVKPVAAIRTAPLFDIVVDLNPRLNIGDGPLGRRILFGAAGGSFEGPRLRGEVVPGGGDWALFRTDGAMSLDVRLTLRTHDGALVHMTYGGRWITPPELRSEMADPAKRHQVDPSRYYFRTNPLFETGAEQYAWMNDIVCVGSGYLVEGGIAYNVSQIV, from the coding sequence ATGACAGTAGATCCACGCGTCAAACCCGTCGCCGCGATCAGGACGGCACCCTTGTTCGACATTGTCGTCGATCTCAATCCCAGGCTGAACATCGGCGACGGTCCGCTTGGCCGCCGCATCCTGTTCGGCGCGGCCGGCGGAAGCTTCGAAGGCCCCAGGCTCCGCGGCGAGGTGGTCCCCGGCGGCGGCGACTGGGCATTGTTCCGCACCGACGGCGCCATGTCGCTTGACGTCCGCCTGACCTTGCGCACGCATGACGGCGCGCTGGTGCACATGACCTACGGCGGCCGCTGGATCACGCCGCCCGAATTGCGGTCAGAAATGGCTGATCCGGCGAAACGGCATCAGGTCGACCCGTCGCGCTATTACTTCCGCACCAACCCGCTGTTCGAAACCGGGGCGGAACAATATGCCTGGATGAACGACATCGTCTGCGTCGGCTCGGGCTATCTGGTCGAGGGCGGGATCGCCTACAACGTCTCCCAGATCGTCTGA
- a CDS encoding DUF6064 family protein — protein sequence MSEWWTYRAEDFLLFSPRVYWRMFETNNAALWPLHVVTLAGGLLIVLLIARRPAIFARWIALILAVLWTFVGWSFLWNRYAAINWAAVYVAPAFFVEGVLLLLAFLLDALAFERRRPADWIGYLILAFGIAGQPLLAPLQGRGWASSEVFGIAPDPTAIATLGVLLLARGRLLPWLLPIPVLWCLLSGMTLGTMGEPQAWAPYAAVALTAMALIWTIIRQRGSLPAA from the coding sequence ATGTCGGAATGGTGGACCTATCGCGCGGAGGATTTCCTGCTGTTTTCGCCGCGCGTCTACTGGCGCATGTTCGAAACGAACAATGCGGCACTCTGGCCTCTGCACGTAGTGACGCTTGCCGGAGGCCTCCTCATCGTCCTGCTGATCGCGCGGCGGCCGGCGATCTTCGCACGCTGGATCGCGCTCATTCTTGCGGTCCTCTGGACCTTCGTCGGGTGGTCGTTCCTGTGGAATCGCTACGCGGCGATCAACTGGGCTGCCGTCTATGTTGCGCCAGCTTTTTTCGTTGAAGGCGTATTGCTCCTCCTCGCGTTCCTGCTCGACGCCCTCGCCTTCGAACGGCGCCGGCCTGCCGATTGGATCGGATATCTCATCCTCGCCTTCGGAATTGCCGGACAGCCGCTGCTTGCGCCGCTGCAGGGACGCGGCTGGGCCTCGTCCGAGGTCTTTGGCATCGCGCCGGATCCGACGGCGATTGCGACGCTCGGCGTTCTGCTCCTCGCCCGCGGCAGGCTTTTGCCATGGCTGCTGCCAATCCCCGTTCTCTGGTGCCTCCTGAGCGGCATGACACTCGGGACGATGGGAGAGCCGCAAGCCTGGGCTCCCTATGCCGCCGTGGCGCTTACCGCTATGGCCTTGATCTGGACGATCATCCGTCAGCGCGGATCGCTTCCAGCCGCGTGA
- a CDS encoding aldo/keto reductase produces MRTTRRTFLQASLATAAAAHLPGALHAQQGQPVRRPIPSTREEMPVVGLGTWITFNVGNDRQLRDECAGVMAAFFEAGGRMIDSSPMYGSSQPVVGYGLQKLGRPPALFSAEKVWTSSATAGPAQIEQSRRFWGVPKFDLVQVHNLLAWKPHLQTLFQMKAAGTLRYVGITTSEGRRHDLVEQIMRNEPIDFVQLSYNVVDREAEARLLPLATERGIAVIVNRPFRQGELTQRLKNKPLPEWAAELGVSSWAQLMLKFILSHPAVTVAIPATTRVDHVKENLSAAAGQMPDPAMRQRISAHVQAL; encoded by the coding sequence ATGCGGACGACACGCCGAACGTTCCTGCAAGCCTCCTTGGCGACGGCCGCTGCCGCGCATTTGCCGGGCGCGCTACATGCCCAGCAAGGCCAACCCGTCCGCCGTCCCATACCCTCGACCCGCGAGGAGATGCCGGTCGTCGGACTGGGGACCTGGATCACCTTCAACGTCGGCAATGATCGGCAGCTCAGGGACGAATGCGCTGGTGTCATGGCCGCCTTCTTCGAGGCGGGCGGCCGCATGATCGATTCCTCCCCGATGTATGGCTCGTCGCAACCGGTGGTCGGCTACGGCCTTCAAAAACTCGGGCGGCCGCCTGCGCTATTCTCGGCCGAAAAGGTCTGGACGTCCTCGGCGACGGCAGGTCCAGCCCAGATCGAGCAGTCGCGCCGCTTCTGGGGCGTGCCGAAGTTCGACCTCGTTCAGGTCCACAATCTGCTCGCCTGGAAGCCGCATCTGCAGACGCTCTTCCAGATGAAAGCCGCCGGTACGCTGCGTTACGTTGGAATCACCACGTCCGAAGGCCGCCGTCATGATCTTGTCGAACAGATCATGCGAAACGAGCCCATCGATTTCGTGCAACTCTCCTACAATGTCGTCGATCGCGAGGCGGAGGCGCGGCTCTTGCCGCTGGCCACAGAGCGCGGCATTGCCGTGATCGTCAACCGGCCATTCCGGCAGGGCGAGCTGACCCAGCGCCTCAAGAACAAGCCGCTGCCAGAGTGGGCGGCCGAACTCGGGGTGTCGAGCTGGGCCCAGCTCATGCTGAAATTCATCCTGTCTCACCCTGCCGTCACCGTCGCAATTCCGGCGACCACCCGCGTCGACCATGTGAAGGAAAACCTCTCGGCCGCCGCCGGACAGATGCCTGATCCGGCGATGCGGCAGCGCATCTCGGCCCACGTGCAGGCGCTTTGA
- a CDS encoding ABC transporter permease, with protein MTIATDLQTRVELTDERKAPSRLSAISRFARRNPLGAAGGVVIIVMVLVAALADFIAPYNPVANAFDRMHEPPSLENWLGTDQYGRDVFSRIVYGARTALLVGFASSFVGATFGLVLGVASAYFGGKIDLILQRIIDIFMAFPLIIMALAVIAIFGTGAQNVIIAITIPFIPRCARVVRSSALAIRELPYIDAARANGFSHTRIILRHMVPNVMAPFLIMITAFVGQAILLEASLSYLGLGVQEPTPAWGLMLQGGAEEYAESAPWIAIFPGIAISLAVFGFSLFGDALRDEFDPRLRSL; from the coding sequence ATGACTATCGCGACCGATCTACAGACGAGGGTCGAGCTGACGGATGAGCGGAAGGCACCGAGCAGGCTTTCGGCGATCAGTCGATTCGCACGCCGCAATCCACTGGGCGCCGCCGGCGGCGTAGTCATCATCGTCATGGTGCTGGTGGCGGCGCTTGCCGATTTCATCGCCCCGTACAACCCGGTCGCCAACGCATTCGATCGCATGCACGAGCCACCGAGTCTCGAGAACTGGCTCGGCACGGATCAATACGGACGCGACGTGTTCTCGCGCATCGTCTACGGGGCACGTACCGCGCTGCTCGTCGGATTTGCGTCGTCGTTCGTCGGCGCCACCTTCGGCCTGGTGCTCGGGGTAGCGAGCGCCTATTTCGGCGGCAAGATCGATCTGATCCTCCAGCGCATCATCGATATATTCATGGCGTTCCCGCTGATCATCATGGCGCTCGCCGTGATCGCAATCTTCGGGACAGGGGCGCAGAACGTGATCATCGCGATCACCATACCCTTCATTCCGCGCTGCGCCCGCGTGGTTCGTTCCAGTGCGCTTGCGATCCGCGAACTCCCCTACATCGACGCCGCCCGCGCCAACGGATTCAGCCATACCCGCATCATTCTGCGGCACATGGTTCCGAATGTAATGGCGCCGTTTCTCATCATGATCACCGCCTTCGTGGGTCAGGCAATCTTGCTCGAAGCATCGCTTTCCTATCTCGGTCTCGGCGTGCAGGAGCCGACGCCGGCATGGGGCCTGATGCTTCAGGGCGGCGCCGAGGAATACGCCGAGAGCGCTCCCTGGATAGCCATCTTCCCCGGCATCGCCATCAGTCTCGCGGTGTTCGGATTCAGCCTATTCGGCGATGCGCTACGCGACGAGTTCGATCCCAGGCTGCGATCCCTGTAA
- a CDS encoding ABC transporter permease, whose translation MYQYILKRLLLMIPTLLGAALLVFLLLRLVPGDVCVLRMAGGAGYVDPKAIELCHAELGLDRSYVVQFLDFIWGFVRFDFGKSMWTGRPIVEEVALRFELSLQIAIMATLTAIMLAIPLGTISAVKQNTWIDYVVRAFSIAGIAMPSFWLGVLIILGLLITSKSLFGSPWMPPIKYVPLWVDPLYNLSMTIFPALATGYRYSAVATRMTRSALLEVLREDYVRTARAKGLVQKLIIRRHALGNALLPVVTIIGIEFAFLMGGLVVTEQVFNLNGLGKLFVASVTNHDYTMTQALVMLVAAIFVVTNFVVDIIYAWLDPRIRYK comes from the coding sequence ATGTACCAGTACATCCTCAAGCGACTCCTGTTGATGATCCCGACGCTGCTCGGCGCCGCGCTGCTCGTGTTCCTCCTGTTGCGGCTGGTGCCGGGCGACGTCTGCGTGCTGCGCATGGCGGGTGGGGCCGGATACGTCGATCCCAAGGCGATCGAACTCTGCCACGCCGAGCTGGGCCTTGATCGCTCCTATGTAGTTCAGTTCCTGGATTTCATCTGGGGTTTCGTCCGATTCGATTTCGGCAAGTCGATGTGGACCGGACGCCCGATCGTGGAAGAGGTCGCGCTGCGCTTCGAACTTTCTCTGCAGATCGCGATCATGGCCACGCTTACCGCCATCATGCTGGCCATTCCGCTCGGCACGATCTCCGCCGTCAAGCAGAACACCTGGATCGACTACGTAGTGCGCGCCTTCAGCATCGCCGGAATCGCGATGCCTTCCTTCTGGCTCGGCGTCCTGATCATCCTCGGCCTGCTGATCACCAGCAAATCGCTGTTCGGAAGTCCCTGGATGCCGCCGATCAAATATGTGCCGCTCTGGGTCGACCCCTTGTACAACCTGAGCATGACCATCTTCCCGGCCCTGGCGACCGGCTATCGCTATTCCGCTGTTGCGACACGTATGACGCGTTCGGCGCTGCTCGAAGTGCTGCGCGAGGATTACGTCCGCACGGCGCGCGCCAAGGGGCTCGTCCAGAAGCTTATCATCCGGCGCCACGCGCTCGGAAACGCACTGCTGCCGGTGGTGACGATCATCGGCATTGAATTCGCGTTCCTGATGGGCGGCCTGGTGGTCACCGAGCAGGTGTTCAACCTCAACGGGCTCGGCAAGCTGTTTGTCGCTTCCGTGACCAATCACGATTACACGATGACCCAGGCGCTGGTCATGTTGGTGGCTGCGATATTCGTCGTCACCAACTTTGTGGTGGACATCATCTATGCGTGGCTGGACCCGCGGATTCGGTACAAATGA
- a CDS encoding ABC transporter substrate-binding protein yields MNLSKYLRAASIMAVSAAVAIGFSGAPGQAAPKKGGTLNFVVPDEPPSWDGHRETTFALIHPFAPFYSLLIKVNPENPSSPTDFVCDLCTEMPTPSDGGRTYTFKIKQGVKFHDGTPLTAQDVVASYNKIIFPPEGTTSARVAYFVMVDSVSAPDDHTVVFKLKYPSGAFIPALATPYNFIYSKAKLDQDIRWYEKNVMGSGPFKFAGREAGASVRGERNKDYHVSGQPYLDGFEAIFSSKQAVRVQAIRGDRAAIEFRGFPPKSRDDLVDALGKDITVQESDWNCVLLFTPNHKKKPFDDVRVRRALTLAVDRWGGSESLSRIAIVKAVGGVVFPGHPLAATKADLEQIPGFWPDINKSRAEAKRLLQEAGVSDLKFVLSNRAIDQPYTIVGTWLIDQWRQIGVTVEQKMEPTGPFYARLRSQEFDVTMDFNCQSVVNPLLDIGKFLSTDIGNESYGGYTDRDLDKIFEAMNRAPEEAEQRKLMRQFEKRVLDEQAHSFVTLWWNRIIPHRSYVKGWKISPSHYLNQDLANVWLDK; encoded by the coding sequence ATGAACCTTTCGAAATATCTCAGAGCCGCGTCGATCATGGCGGTCAGCGCGGCCGTTGCCATCGGCTTCTCCGGAGCTCCAGGTCAGGCTGCGCCTAAAAAAGGCGGGACGCTGAACTTTGTGGTGCCCGACGAGCCACCGAGCTGGGACGGTCACCGCGAGACGACGTTCGCGCTGATCCATCCTTTTGCGCCGTTCTATAGCCTGCTCATCAAGGTCAATCCGGAAAATCCGTCCTCACCGACGGACTTCGTGTGCGACCTGTGCACGGAAATGCCAACTCCGAGCGACGGGGGCAGGACCTACACATTCAAGATCAAGCAGGGCGTGAAATTCCACGATGGAACGCCATTGACGGCGCAGGACGTCGTCGCATCTTACAATAAGATCATCTTCCCACCGGAGGGCACGACCAGCGCGCGCGTGGCCTATTTCGTCATGGTCGACAGCGTGAGCGCGCCGGACGACCACACGGTGGTGTTCAAACTCAAATATCCATCGGGCGCCTTCATCCCGGCGCTGGCGACGCCCTACAACTTCATCTACTCGAAGGCAAAGCTCGACCAGGACATCCGCTGGTACGAGAAGAATGTCATGGGGTCAGGGCCCTTCAAGTTCGCGGGAAGAGAGGCAGGCGCCTCCGTGCGCGGCGAGCGCAACAAGGACTACCACGTTTCCGGGCAGCCCTATCTCGACGGCTTCGAGGCGATCTTCTCCAGTAAGCAGGCGGTGCGCGTGCAAGCGATCCGCGGTGACCGAGCCGCAATCGAGTTCCGCGGCTTCCCGCCGAAGAGCCGCGACGACCTCGTCGACGCACTCGGCAAGGACATCACGGTCCAGGAGAGCGACTGGAACTGCGTGCTCCTGTTCACTCCCAACCACAAGAAGAAGCCGTTCGACGACGTCCGCGTTCGCCGCGCGCTCACGCTGGCGGTCGACCGCTGGGGCGGATCGGAGAGCCTTTCGCGCATCGCCATCGTGAAGGCGGTCGGTGGTGTCGTGTTCCCGGGTCACCCGCTGGCGGCGACAAAGGCGGACCTCGAACAGATCCCTGGCTTTTGGCCGGACATCAACAAGTCGCGTGCCGAGGCCAAGCGGTTGCTACAGGAGGCCGGAGTTTCGGACTTGAAGTTTGTGTTGTCCAACCGCGCCATCGACCAGCCATATACGATCGTGGGCACTTGGCTCATCGACCAGTGGCGGCAGATCGGCGTGACGGTCGAGCAGAAAATGGAGCCGACAGGCCCGTTCTACGCGCGGCTCAGGTCACAGGAATTCGACGTGACGATGGACTTCAACTGCCAGTCGGTCGTCAATCCGCTGCTCGACATCGGCAAGTTCCTGTCGACGGACATCGGCAACGAGAGCTATGGCGGGTACACCGATCGCGACCTCGACAAGATCTTCGAGGCAATGAACCGTGCTCCCGAGGAGGCCGAGCAGCGCAAGCTGATGCGGCAGTTCGAGAAGCGCGTGCTTGACGAGCAGGCGCACTCGTTCGTCACGCTCTGGTGGAACCGGATCATTCCGCACCGGTCCTACGTGAAGGGCTGGAAGATCAGTCCCAGCCACTACCTCAATCAGGATCTCGCCAACGTATGGCTCGACAAGTAA
- a CDS encoding ABC transporter ATP-binding protein, with amino-acid sequence MHFPVTEGALFSKEVARVKAVDGINLSIRKGETLGLVGESGCGKTTTGRCILRLEHPTGGEILFDGKNLVDLDQKSMRALRQKIQVIFQDPYSSLNPRMKIGEIISEPMKVHGTEPNKAARDARVTELLRLCGLDPKFADRYPHEMSGGQRQRVGIARALSVRPEFIICDEAISALDVSIQAQIINLLEDLREQFGLTYLFIAHDLSVVRHLCHRVAVMYLGKIVELADCDELYGNPLHPYTQALLAAVPVPDPDLERARAHRIVRGEVPSPMNPPKGCVFHPRCPLAVDSCAKDIPEFRELRPGHWVACSVI; translated from the coding sequence GGGCGCTCTCTTCTCCAAAGAGGTCGCTCGCGTGAAGGCTGTCGACGGAATCAACCTCAGCATCCGCAAAGGAGAGACGCTCGGATTGGTCGGCGAGTCGGGTTGCGGCAAGACCACCACTGGTCGGTGCATCCTGCGACTCGAGCATCCGACCGGAGGCGAGATCCTGTTCGACGGCAAGAATCTGGTCGATCTCGATCAGAAATCGATGCGGGCCCTGCGGCAGAAGATCCAGGTCATCTTCCAGGATCCTTACAGCTCCCTCAATCCGCGCATGAAGATCGGGGAGATCATCTCCGAGCCGATGAAGGTGCACGGGACCGAGCCGAACAAGGCAGCGCGCGATGCGCGGGTCACGGAATTGCTCCGCCTGTGTGGCCTGGATCCCAAGTTTGCCGACCGCTACCCACACGAGATGAGCGGCGGCCAGCGCCAGCGCGTCGGCATCGCACGCGCCCTATCGGTGCGTCCGGAATTCATCATCTGCGACGAGGCGATCTCGGCCTTGGATGTATCGATTCAGGCGCAGATCATCAATTTGCTGGAGGATCTGCGAGAGCAGTTCGGACTGACTTATCTGTTCATCGCGCACGACCTCAGCGTCGTTCGCCACCTATGTCATCGCGTCGCAGTCATGTATCTCGGCAAGATCGTCGAACTGGCGGATTGCGACGAATTGTATGGCAATCCTCTGCATCCCTATACTCAGGCGCTTCTCGCCGCCGTGCCGGTGCCGGATCCCGACTTGGAGAGGGCGCGCGCCCATCGGATCGTGAGAGGCGAAGTGCCGAGTCCGATGAATCCGCCGAAGGGATGCGTGTTTCATCCGCGCTGCCCGCTTGCGGTCGACAGCTGTGCGAAGGATATCCCGGAGTTCAGGGAACTGCGGCCCGGGCATTGGGTGGCTTGTTCCGTAATTTGA